In Bacteroides coprosuis DSM 18011, the following are encoded in one genomic region:
- a CDS encoding succinate CoA transferase (COGs: COG0427 Acetyl-CoA hydrolase~InterPro IPR003702:IPR017821~KEGG: bfs:BF0025 putative CoA transferase~PFAM: Acetyl-CoA hydrolase/transferase~PRIAM: Acetyl-CoA hydrolase~SPTR: Putative uncharacterized protein;~TIGRFAM: Succinate CoA transferase~IMG reference gene:2504106018~PFAM: Acetyl-CoA hydrolase/transferase N-terminal domain~TIGRFAM: succinate CoA transferases), translating into MALNFMTAEEAAELINHGDNIGLSGFTPAGTAKAVTFALAKRAEAEHAKGHPFQVGIFTGASTGNSCDGVLSVAKAIRYRAPYTTNKDFRKAVNNGEISYNDIHLSQMAQELRYGFLGKVNMAIIEACEVTEDGKIYLTAAGGISPTVCRLADKIVVELNSAHSKESIGMHDVYEPLDPPYRREIPVFKPNDRIGKPYVEVDPKKIVGVVKTDWPDEARSFTSPDPVTDQIGQNIANFLVSDMKKGIIPKSFLPVQSGVGNIANAVLGALGSSQDIPAFNVYTEVLQDAVIDLIRKERVKFGSCCSLTVTNDCLNSVYDDMKFFKDKLIIRQSEVSNNPEVIRRLGVISINTAIEADIYGNINSTHIMGTKMMNGIGGSGDFTRPAYISIFTTPSTAKDGKISTIVPLVAHTDHTEHDVNIIVTEYGVADLRGKGPKERAIEVIEKCAHPDYRPILREYLSYTDGKSQTPHFMKGALALHDTFIKTGDMRNIDWSKYLD; encoded by the coding sequence ATGGCTTTAAATTTTATGACTGCAGAAGAAGCAGCCGAATTAATTAACCATGGTGATAATATTGGCCTAAGTGGCTTTACACCAGCTGGTACAGCGAAGGCTGTTACATTCGCTTTAGCGAAAAGAGCTGAAGCAGAACATGCAAAGGGACATCCTTTTCAAGTAGGTATCTTTACAGGTGCTTCAACTGGTAACTCTTGTGATGGCGTTTTATCCGTTGCTAAAGCAATTCGTTATCGCGCTCCTTATACTACAAATAAGGACTTTAGAAAAGCCGTTAATAATGGTGAGATTTCTTACAATGATATCCATTTATCTCAAATGGCTCAAGAACTTAGATATGGTTTCTTGGGTAAGGTAAATATGGCTATAATTGAAGCATGTGAAGTTACAGAAGACGGTAAAATTTATTTAACTGCAGCTGGAGGTATTTCTCCAACAGTATGTCGTTTAGCTGATAAAATTGTAGTTGAATTAAACAGTGCTCATAGCAAAGAATCTATTGGTATGCACGACGTTTATGAACCTTTAGATCCTCCTTATCGTCGTGAAATTCCTGTTTTTAAACCCAATGATCGTATTGGTAAACCTTATGTAGAGGTTGATCCTAAGAAGATTGTTGGTGTAGTTAAAACTGACTGGCCTGATGAGGCTCGTTCATTTACTAGTCCAGATCCTGTGACTGATCAAATAGGTCAAAATATTGCTAATTTCTTAGTTAGTGATATGAAGAAGGGTATTATACCTAAATCATTCTTGCCAGTTCAGTCGGGAGTAGGTAATATTGCTAACGCAGTTTTAGGAGCTTTGGGTAGTTCTCAAGATATTCCTGCATTTAATGTTTATACAGAAGTTCTTCAAGATGCTGTTATTGACTTGATTCGTAAGGAACGTGTCAAATTTGGTAGCTGCTGTTCACTAACAGTAACTAATGATTGTCTAAACAGTGTTTATGATGATATGAAGTTCTTTAAGGATAAACTAATTATTAGACAGTCTGAAGTTTCTAATAACCCAGAAGTTATTCGTCGTTTGGGTGTTATATCAATTAATACAGCGATTGAAGCTGATATTTATGGTAATATCAACTCTACTCATATTATGGGTACTAAGATGATGAATGGTATTGGTGGTTCGGGTGATTTTACTCGTCCTGCTTATATCTCTATCTTTACAACGCCATCTACTGCTAAAGATGGTAAAATTTCAACTATTGTTCCTCTAGTTGCTCATACAGACCATACAGAGCATGATGTTAATATCATTGTTACTGAGTATGGTGTAGCTGACTTAAGAGGTAAGGGACCAAAAGAAAGAGCTATTGAAGTAATTGAAAAATGTGCTCATCCTGATTACAGACCTATTTTGAGAGAATACTTATCTTATACTGATGGAAAATCTCAAACCCCTCACTTTATGAAGGGTGCTTTAGCGCTGCATGACACCTTTATTAAAACAGGTGATATGAGAAACATTGATTGGTCTAAATATTTAGATTAA
- a CDS encoding protein of unknown function DUF214 (COGs: COG2177 Cell division protein~InterPro IPR003838~KEGG: bfs:BF0066 putative cell division protein~PFAM: Domain of unknown function DUF214, ABC transporter permease~SPTR: Efflux ABC transporter, permease protein;~IMG reference gene:2504106022~PFAM: Predicted permease), translated as MISKKQTYKLNQWKISFTTLFVSTTLVLAMFAISLLLRFSFNNIKDYFISNLEIEVELVSTLTPIESFQVRNEIEKAKIIKSIALDNSQKQIKIGLNSSQLKDLEALDKYVEQIKGVKGVNSVLYPEAITKYILSASDFIKKTSTLLVFIIGIIGYLFLYIIIRILIYSKRYPIYNMKLVGATKKYIYNTFIIKNLWCSLAAGLFTSVILSLAAFTLTLTHPDTLLVIDIKTFYFVLLLTPILGVIVNVINTRILVNKTYKLNRKQLNSI; from the coding sequence TTGATTAGTAAAAAGCAAACATACAAGCTCAATCAGTGGAAAATTTCTTTTACCACCTTATTTGTTAGCACTACATTAGTGCTAGCCATGTTTGCTATATCACTTCTATTAAGATTCTCATTCAATAATATAAAAGATTATTTCATTAGTAACTTAGAAATAGAAGTAGAGTTAGTAAGTACACTCACTCCTATTGAATCCTTTCAAGTGAGAAATGAAATAGAAAAAGCAAAAATAATTAAATCTATAGCACTCGATAACAGTCAGAAACAAATAAAAATAGGTCTAAATAGTAGTCAATTAAAAGATCTAGAGGCTCTAGATAAGTATGTTGAACAGATAAAAGGAGTGAAAGGAGTCAATAGTGTTTTGTATCCAGAAGCTATTACTAAATATATTCTATCAGCTTCAGATTTCATAAAGAAAACATCCACTCTACTAGTTTTCATAATAGGAATAATTGGATATTTGTTCCTTTATATTATTATTCGAATTTTAATTTATAGTAAAAGATATCCCATTTATAATATGAAACTAGTTGGAGCGACTAAGAAATATATATACAATACATTTATTATTAAGAATTTATGGTGTAGTTTAGCAGCAGGATTATTTACTTCTGTTATATTATCATTAGCTGCTTTTACTTTAACATTAACACATCCAGATACACTTCTTGTAATAGATATAAAAACATTTTACTTTGTATTATTACTAACTCCTATTCTAGGTGTTATCGTAAATGTAATTAATACCCGTATCTTAGTGAATAAGACCTATAAACTTAATAGAAAACAATTAAACAGCATATAA
- a CDS encoding hypothetical protein (KEGG: bfs:BF0026 hypothetical protein~SPTR: Putative uncharacterized protein;~IMG reference gene:2504106019), with amino-acid sequence MSGFSIFVLWIIIIVVVSKINAKKKQALERELAERKVEANFEDVVDLNDDFEEFDDTEFDVDDSSIPPYASEPVFKPILDAATSIKLDISQEYSQQIKEKTLLKQKDKRKESLHLRKPQQAEIGDIIADTDISNKTSYTLKSNEELRKAIVWSEILKKKY; translated from the coding sequence ATGAGTGGATTTAGTATATTTGTTCTTTGGATAATAATAATAGTAGTTGTATCCAAAATTAATGCCAAGAAGAAGCAGGCCCTTGAAAGAGAATTAGCTGAAAGAAAAGTTGAAGCAAATTTCGAGGATGTTGTTGACCTAAATGACGACTTTGAAGAGTTTGATGACACTGAATTTGACGTGGATGATTCCTCTATCCCTCCTTATGCTTCAGAACCTGTATTCAAACCAATATTGGATGCAGCCACTTCCATTAAATTAGACATTTCCCAAGAATATTCTCAACAAATAAAGGAAAAAACTTTATTAAAACAGAAAGATAAAAGAAAAGAAAGTTTACATTTACGTAAACCTCAACAAGCTGAAATAGGAGATATTATTGCTGATACTGATATATCCAATAAAACTTCTTATACCCTTAAATCAAATGAAGAATTAAGGAAAGCTATTGTTTGGTCTGAAATCCTTAAGAAGAAGTATTAA
- a CDS encoding tRNA pseudouridine synthase B (COGs: COG0130 Pseudouridine synthase~HAMAP: tRNA pseudouridine synthase II, TruB~InterPro IPR014780:IPR002501~KEGG: bfs:BF0069 putative tRNA pseudouridine synthase~PFAM: Pseudouridine synthase II~SPTR: tRNA pseudouridine synthase B;~TIGRFAM: tRNA pseudouridine synthase II, TruB~IMG reference gene:2504106025~PFAM: TruB family pseudouridylate synthase (N terminal domain)~TIGRFAM: tRNA pseudouridine 55 synthase) yields the protein MNFKTGEVLYFNKPLEWTSFNLVAKVRGALRKKLNVKKIKVGHAGTLDPLATGVMIICTGKATKRIEEFQYQTKEYIANIKLGATTPSYDLEHEIDATYPTSHLTKELVEKTLKSFIGEIQQIPPSFSACKIEGKRAYDLARKGEEVNLKPKLLVIDDIELLDCNLPDISIRVVCSKGTYIRALARDIGEALNSGAHLTGLIRIRVGNITLDDCMDPDNFYEWLDSQEIEEE from the coding sequence ATGAATTTTAAGACAGGAGAAGTTTTATACTTTAATAAGCCATTAGAGTGGACATCATTTAACTTAGTAGCAAAAGTTAGAGGTGCATTAAGAAAAAAACTGAATGTAAAAAAGATCAAAGTGGGGCACGCAGGCACATTAGATCCTTTGGCTACAGGAGTAATGATAATATGTACTGGCAAAGCAACTAAAAGAATTGAAGAGTTCCAGTACCAAACCAAAGAATATATTGCAAATATAAAACTTGGAGCAACAACTCCATCTTATGATTTGGAACACGAAATAGATGCAACATATCCAACATCTCATCTAACAAAAGAGTTAGTAGAAAAGACTCTAAAATCTTTTATTGGAGAGATACAGCAAATTCCACCCTCCTTCTCTGCTTGTAAAATAGAAGGAAAAAGAGCCTACGATTTAGCGAGAAAAGGAGAAGAGGTAAACTTAAAACCTAAATTACTCGTTATAGATGATATAGAATTACTTGATTGTAATCTACCCGATATTTCTATAAGAGTAGTATGCAGTAAGGGTACATATATTAGAGCCTTAGCTAGAGATATTGGAGAGGCACTAAATAGCGGAGCACACCTTACAGGCCTTATAAGAATAAGAGTAGGCAACATAACACTTGACGATTGCATGGACCCAGATAATTTTTACGAGTGGTTAGATAGTCAAGAAATTGAAGAAGAGTAA
- a CDS encoding Undecaprenyl-diphosphatase (COGs: COG1968 Uncharacterized bacitracin resistance protein~HAMAP: Bacitracin resistance protein BacA~InterPro IPR003824~KEGG: pgn:PGN_0571 putative undecaprenol kinase~PFAM: Bacitracin resistance protein BacA~SPTR: Undecaprenyl-diphosphatase;~TIGRFAM: Bacitracin resistance protein BacA~IMG reference gene:2504106024~PFAM: Bacitracin resistance protein BacA~TIGRFAM: undecaprenyl-diphosphatase UppP), with protein sequence MDELSTLQTILIAIVEGLTEFLPVSSTGHMIITQSLLGIESTEFVKAFTVIIQFGAILSVVCLYWKRFFHLNSCKIFDSEAVKGLSGSKKGLTYLKRFLYKYDFYWKLLVAFIPAAFFGLLFSDIIDDLLESVTVVATMLVLGGVFMIFSDKIFKNQSQSTEMTDRKAFKIGIYQCIAMIPGVSRSMATIMGGMAQKLSRKHAAEFSFFLAVPTMFAATCYKILKLYLSGGTQVLSDNLFTLILGNVVAFIVALLAIKFFISFITKYGFKAFGYYRIIVGVAILAMILMGHNLEIA encoded by the coding sequence ATGGACGAATTAAGCACATTACAAACTATACTTATTGCAATAGTAGAGGGACTTACAGAGTTCCTTCCTGTTTCGTCAACAGGACATATGATAATTACCCAGAGTTTACTAGGAATAGAAAGCACAGAATTTGTAAAAGCATTCACAGTTATTATCCAGTTTGGAGCAATCCTTTCTGTAGTATGCCTTTATTGGAAGAGATTTTTCCATCTTAATTCATGCAAGATTTTCGATTCAGAAGCAGTGAAAGGCTTGTCTGGTTCAAAAAAAGGGCTTACCTACCTGAAACGGTTCTTATATAAATATGATTTTTACTGGAAACTCTTAGTCGCTTTCATTCCAGCAGCATTTTTCGGGTTACTATTTAGTGACATTATTGATGATCTTCTTGAGAGTGTTACGGTAGTAGCTACTATGCTTGTATTGGGAGGTGTTTTTATGATTTTCAGTGATAAGATATTTAAAAACCAGAGCCAAAGTACTGAGATGACTGATAGAAAAGCTTTTAAAATAGGTATCTATCAATGTATAGCTATGATACCTGGTGTCTCCAGATCAATGGCAACTATAATGGGTGGTATGGCACAAAAACTATCTAGAAAGCATGCTGCTGAATTCTCCTTTTTTCTAGCAGTTCCTACCATGTTTGCAGCCACTTGTTACAAGATATTAAAACTCTATTTGAGTGGAGGAACACAAGTTTTATCAGATAACCTTTTTACTCTAATACTAGGCAATGTAGTGGCTTTTATAGTAGCACTATTAGCTATTAAGTTTTTTATCAGCTTTATTACAAAATATGGTTTTAAAGCTTTTGGTTATTATCGTATAATCGTGGGGGTTGCAATCTTAGCAATGATTCTCATGGGCCATAATTTAGAAATCGCATAA
- a CDS encoding hypothetical protein (KEGG: bvu:BVU_1170 hypothetical protein~SPTR: Putative uncharacterized protein;~IMG reference gene:2504106023~PFAM: Protein of unknown function (DUF3098)), with the protein MSNEKNKKRLAFTKTNYILLAIGLVAVCVGFILMGGPSTTETHFEPDIFSARRIKLAPAVSFLGYIFIIFAILFKKKQK; encoded by the coding sequence ATGAGTAACGAAAAAAACAAAAAAAGATTAGCCTTTACAAAGACAAATTATATACTACTAGCCATTGGTCTTGTAGCCGTATGCGTTGGCTTTATTTTGATGGGAGGGCCATCGACTACTGAAACTCATTTTGAACCAGATATATTTAGTGCTAGACGCATTAAATTGGCACCAGCAGTATCGTTCTTGGGATACATATTTATCATATTTGCAATTTTATTTAAAAAGAAACAAAAATAA
- a CDS encoding transposase mutator type (COGs: COG3328 Transposase and inactivated derivatives~InterPro IPR001207~KEGG: gfo:GFO_1587 mutator family transposase~PFAM: Transposase, mutator type~SPTR: Mutator family transposase;~IMG reference gene:2504106017~PFAM: Transposase, Mutator family), with amino-acid sequence MKTEDLIPDEFFKQFKTGEELQNFLKSIQKRGIEKMLEAELDAHLDYDKHSHRKEENSRNGYSTKTIKTSYGNDQIKVPRDRDASYNPMIIPKRKSMVEGLEHVIVSLYAKGMSVSDIEEQIREVYNFDVSGATISRITDAVTTDIVAWQNRPLEPVYLIVWMDGIVFKVREGSKVINKTIYIAVGLRRDGLKEVLGLWLGKNESSSFWMSVLTDLKARGTEDVLITATDNLNGFTDTIRTVFPESKTQICIVHQVRNACKYVVWKDKKQFTTDMKNIYNAPNKEAAAAALEDLSVKWESKYSYAIQSWRKNWDELTVFFEFPLEIRKVIYTTNLIENLNGKIRKYTKNKLSFPTDDSVMKSVYLAVREATKKWSMPIKNWGIILNQFLIIYKERVRL; translated from the coding sequence ATGAAAACCGAAGATTTAATCCCTGATGAGTTTTTCAAACAATTTAAAACAGGAGAAGAACTCCAAAATTTCCTGAAGTCTATTCAAAAGCGTGGAATCGAAAAGATGCTTGAAGCAGAGCTAGATGCTCATTTAGATTATGACAAGCATAGCCACAGAAAAGAAGAAAACAGTCGTAATGGCTACTCTACAAAGACCATTAAGACTAGTTATGGTAATGATCAAATCAAAGTCCCAAGAGATCGAGATGCGAGCTATAACCCAATGATTATCCCTAAACGAAAAAGTATGGTTGAAGGCTTAGAACACGTTATTGTATCTCTTTATGCTAAGGGTATGAGTGTTTCTGATATAGAAGAACAAATTAGAGAGGTGTACAATTTTGATGTCTCTGGGGCGACAATCTCTCGTATCACAGATGCCGTAACAACTGATATTGTAGCTTGGCAGAATCGACCATTGGAACCCGTATATCTGATCGTTTGGATGGACGGTATAGTCTTTAAAGTACGAGAAGGTTCTAAGGTGATTAATAAAACTATTTATATTGCAGTAGGCTTAAGACGTGATGGACTTAAAGAGGTATTAGGTTTATGGCTTGGAAAGAATGAGTCTTCGTCTTTTTGGATGAGTGTCCTAACAGACCTAAAAGCTCGTGGAACTGAAGATGTTTTAATTACTGCAACGGATAACTTAAATGGATTTACCGATACGATTCGTACCGTTTTCCCTGAATCTAAGACACAAATCTGCATCGTGCACCAAGTGCGTAATGCTTGCAAATACGTAGTTTGGAAGGATAAGAAACAGTTTACAACAGATATGAAGAATATCTATAATGCGCCTAATAAGGAGGCTGCAGCAGCTGCTTTAGAAGATTTATCAGTGAAATGGGAATCCAAGTATTCTTATGCTATACAGAGTTGGAGAAAGAACTGGGACGAACTTACTGTCTTCTTTGAATTTCCTCTAGAAATAAGAAAAGTTATCTATACTACCAACCTAATTGAGAACCTCAATGGTAAGATTAGAAAGTATACCAAGAATAAATTATCGTTCCCTACGGATGACTCTGTGATGAAATCAGTATATTTAGCCGTTAGGGAGGCCACTAAGAAGTGGTCAATGCCCATAAAGAACTGGGGTATTATTTTAAATCAGTTCCTAATTATTTACAAAGAAAGGGTCAGATTATAA
- a CDS encoding Methyltransferase type 12 (InterPro IPR013217~KEGG: bfr:BF0053 hypothetical protein~PFAM: Methyltransferase type 12~SPTR: Methyltransferase domain protein;~IMG reference gene:2504106021~PFAM: Methyltransferase domain) has product MEKKITQTCPICGGAKLIYYTTCKDSFTSGEEFDLYQCEKCQFLQTTNIPSKDDLGKYYQSDAYISHSNTKKGLINKVYHTVREYMLNRKANLVEEYSNIKNGALLDVGTGIGLFPKKMIEKQWDVEAIETSADARSFAKDNFNITLHDENYWSTLLPESKDVITLWHVLEHIPELNAIWDRFHTILKQKGTLIIAVPNCSSFDAQYYHKDWAAFDVPRHLWHFTPESMKQIAKKHKFQVVKELTMPFDGFYISMISEKNRDSSFSFIKGFWIGLKGWIKSWKRQSESSSIIYILKKID; this is encoded by the coding sequence ATGGAGAAAAAAATAACACAAACTTGCCCTATATGTGGTGGAGCAAAACTAATATATTACACTACATGCAAAGATTCTTTTACTTCAGGGGAAGAATTTGATCTTTATCAATGCGAGAAGTGTCAGTTCCTTCAAACCACAAATATTCCGAGCAAAGATGACTTAGGTAAATACTATCAATCTGACGCATACATTTCTCACAGCAACACAAAAAAAGGACTAATCAACAAGGTATATCATACTGTTCGAGAATATATGCTAAATCGAAAAGCTAATCTTGTAGAGGAATATAGCAATATAAAGAACGGAGCATTACTAGACGTAGGCACAGGTATCGGTTTGTTTCCTAAAAAAATGATAGAGAAACAATGGGATGTCGAGGCAATTGAAACAAGCGCAGATGCTAGATCTTTTGCAAAAGACAACTTTAACATTACGTTACATGATGAAAATTATTGGAGTACGCTATTGCCAGAATCTAAAGATGTTATTACTCTTTGGCACGTATTAGAACATATTCCTGAACTTAACGCTATATGGGATAGATTTCATACTATTCTCAAACAAAAAGGTACACTTATTATTGCCGTACCCAATTGTAGCTCCTTTGATGCTCAATATTATCATAAAGATTGGGCAGCATTTGATGTGCCAAGACATTTATGGCACTTTACTCCAGAAAGTATGAAACAAATAGCCAAGAAGCATAAATTCCAAGTTGTAAAGGAATTAACAATGCCTTTTGATGGTTTTTATATTTCTATGATAAGTGAAAAAAATAGAGATAGTTCTTTCTCTTTTATAAAAGGATTTTGGATCGGATTAAAAGGTTGGATAAAATCGTGGAAAAGACAAAGTGAGAGTAGCTCAATAATCTATATTCTAAAAAAAATTGATTAG
- a CDS encoding (Dimethylallyl)adenosine tRNA methylthiotransferase miaB (COGs: COG0621 2-methylthioadenine synthetase~HAMAP: tRNA-i(6)A37 modification enzyme MiaB~InterProIPR006463:IPR006638:IPR013848:IPR007197:IPR 002792:IPR005839~KEGG: bvu:BVU_1165 (dimethylallyl)adenosine tRNA methylthiotransferase~PFAM: Methylthiotransferase, N-terminal; Radical SAM; Deoxyribonuclease/rho motif-related TRAM~SMART: Elongator protein 3/MiaB/NifB~SPTR: SAM/TRAM family methylase;~TIGRFAM: Methylthiotransferase; tRNA-i(6)A37 modification enzyme MiaB~IMG reference gene:2504106020~PFAM: TRAM domain; Radical SAM superfamily; Uncharacterized protein family UPF0004~TIGRFAM: tRNA-N(6)-(isopentenyl)adenosine-37 thiotransferase enzyme MiaB; radical SAM methylthiotransferase, MiaB/RimO family), with translation MKNEDTGADLKSATEIAEKKLLIETYGCQMNVADSEVVASVMKMAGYEITEDLEEADAVFLNTCSIRENAELKIYKRLDYFYSMKRRKKKGLIIGVLGCMAERVKQSLIEEHHANLVVGPDAYLSLPDLIASVEAGEKAIDIELSTTETYKDIIPSRLCGTAISGFVSIMRGCNNFCTYCIVPYTRGRERSREVESILNEVDDLIKKGYKEITLLGQNVNSYHFINKETGEDIQFHHLLEIVATHAPSTRIRFSTSHPKDMSDDTLRVIAKTPNICKHIHLPVQSGSSRILKLMNRKYTREWYLDRIEAIKRIIPNCGITTDIFCGFHSETEEDHQMSLSLMEQCQFDYAFMFKYSERPGTYASKNLPDDVPEEIKTRRLNEIIELQSKLSLASNKADIGQTYEVLVEGVSKKSKDQLFGRSQQNKVVIFDRKNHRIGDYVQVRIDEVSSATLIGTEIF, from the coding sequence ATGAAAAATGAAGACACAGGAGCGGACTTAAAATCCGCAACTGAAATAGCTGAGAAAAAGCTATTAATCGAAACTTACGGATGCCAAATGAATGTAGCCGATAGTGAAGTCGTTGCCTCTGTAATGAAAATGGCTGGTTATGAAATAACCGAAGATTTAGAAGAAGCTGATGCAGTGTTTCTAAACACTTGTTCTATTAGAGAAAATGCAGAACTAAAAATCTATAAGAGATTAGACTATTTCTACTCTATGAAAAGGAGAAAGAAAAAAGGATTAATTATAGGTGTACTAGGGTGTATGGCTGAAAGGGTGAAGCAATCATTAATAGAGGAACACCATGCAAATCTTGTAGTTGGTCCTGATGCCTATTTAAGCTTACCCGACCTTATAGCGTCTGTAGAAGCAGGAGAAAAAGCTATAGATATAGAACTATCAACAACAGAAACCTATAAAGATATTATACCTTCTAGATTGTGTGGTACAGCCATTTCTGGGTTTGTATCTATAATGAGAGGTTGTAATAACTTCTGTACCTATTGCATTGTGCCTTATACCCGAGGAAGAGAAAGAAGTCGCGAGGTAGAAAGTATTCTCAATGAAGTGGACGACCTAATAAAAAAAGGATATAAAGAAATCACTCTATTAGGACAAAATGTTAATTCATACCACTTTATTAACAAAGAAACAGGAGAAGATATACAATTTCATCATCTCCTAGAAATTGTTGCCACTCATGCTCCTAGTACAAGGATAAGATTTTCAACGTCCCACCCAAAAGACATGAGCGATGACACTCTTAGGGTTATTGCGAAAACACCTAATATTTGTAAGCATATACACCTACCTGTTCAAAGTGGTAGTAGCAGAATACTAAAACTAATGAATAGAAAATACACTCGTGAATGGTATTTAGACAGAATTGAAGCAATCAAAAGAATTATTCCTAATTGCGGAATTACTACTGATATTTTCTGCGGTTTCCATTCTGAAACAGAAGAAGACCATCAAATGTCACTGAGCTTAATGGAACAATGTCAATTTGACTATGCCTTTATGTTTAAATACTCAGAAAGACCGGGTACCTATGCTTCAAAAAACTTACCTGATGATGTGCCTGAAGAAATTAAGACTAGAAGATTAAACGAAATAATAGAATTACAAAGCAAGCTTTCTCTTGCTTCCAACAAGGCTGACATTGGACAAACCTATGAAGTACTAGTAGAAGGAGTATCAAAAAAATCGAAAGATCAATTGTTTGGACGATCTCAGCAAAATAAAGTAGTCATCTTTGATAGAAAAAATCACCGCATCGGAGACTACGTACAAGTCAGAATAGATGAGGTCAGTTCAGCTACACTAATAGGAACCGAAATTTTTTAA